One window of Caldisericia bacterium genomic DNA carries:
- a CDS encoding RNA polymerase sigma factor, protein MEISDKEIIEKVKRGEKEMFTLLIDRYSDKIYSYFLKLIQDRDEAMSLTQETFYKVFRGIKNFDLSKDFFPYLIKIARNEGINYLNKYKKVEKIDYNDALSYEKKESFDIKIILDEALKKIPKEDREIILLFYMEGLSYEEIAEVLNISIDNVKVKLHRSKEKLRRFLEGKDEF, encoded by the coding sequence GTGGAAATATCAGATAAAGAAATTATTGAAAAGGTTAAAAGAGGAGAAAAAGAGATGTTTACATTACTTATTGATAGATATTCTGATAAAATTTATTCATATTTTTTAAAACTTATACAAGATAGAGATGAAGCAATGAGTTTAACACAGGAGACTTTTTATAAAGTTTTTAGAGGAATAAAAAATTTTGATTTAAGTAAAGATTTTTTTCCATACTTAATTAAAATTGCAAGAAATGAAGGTATTAATTATTTAAATAAATATAAAAAAGTAGAAAAAATAGATTATAACGATGCATTAAGTTATGAAAAAAAAGAGAGTTTTGATATTAAGATTATTTTAGATGAAGCATTAAAAAAAATTCCAAAAGAAGATAGAGAAATAATTCTTCTTTTTTATATGGAAGGGTTAAGTTATGAAGAGATTGCAGAAGTTTTAAATATCTCTATTGATAATGTTAAAGTAAAGCTTCATAGATCAAAGGAGAAGTTAAGAAGGTTTTTAGAGGGAAAAGATGAGTTTTGA